The DNA region GGAGGAGATGGGGATCGAGATCTTCCCCGAGAGGAGGGAGTACTCGTCCCCCACGGTCACCGCCGCCCTGGTGCCCCAGGGGATCGCCTGGTCCGAGCTGGACCGGCGCCTGAGGGCCATGGGGGTGGTGCTGGGGGGGAGCTACGGCCCCCTGGCGGGCAAGGTCTTCCGCATAGGGCACATGGGGAACCAGGCCAGGGAGCACCTGGTCCAGCGGGCCCTGGACGCCCTCCAGGAGGCCCTCTGCGGCCTCTAGGCCTCAACCTGACGGACGGCCTCCATGACCGCCCTGAGGACCTCGTGGGGATCGATGGCCCCCATGACGGCCCCGGAGTCCGATGCGGCCTCCAGCTCCCGGTAGGAGTCCACCGCCCGGGGGGATATGATGGACCAGAGCATGGGCCCCACGTGTCCCCCCACCCTCTCCGGGTCCCTGACGGAGAAGAGCCCCACCCGGCGGGTGCCTATGGGGCGGGCCATGTGCAAAGGCCCCGTGTCCCCCCCCACCACGCAGAGGGCCATCTCCTCCAGGGCTATCAGGTCCAAAAGGTCGATCCGGTCCACCAGGTTAACAAGCCCTGTGGTCTCCCCCAGGGAGTCCTCCACCAAGCGGGCCGCCTGGGCCTCCTCAGGACCGTTGCCGGCGAGCACCACCCTCAGCCCATGACGGATCAGCATCCCAGCAAGCTCCGCCCACCTCTCCGGAGGCCAGGTCTTGTAGGGCTTGCTGGTACCCACCGCGCACAGGACGAACCCGCCGTCACCCACCAGGCGCCCCATGGCCTCGAGCCGCTCCGGGGCCCCGTAGAGAACCTTCCCCGACGGGGCGGAGATCCCCCAGGCGGATCGGGCCTCATCCAGGGTGCGGTTGAAGGCCCAGGGCAACCGCCGGTGGGAGCCTATCCTTACGCCTATACGGGAGAACAGGGCCATGAGGTCCGTCCTGTCCCCCCTATGAAGGCTGTACATGAACCGGAAGCCCCCATCCCTTATGCGGCCCACCAGCTCCCAGAGGGCCCGGGGGCTCCGGCGCCGGTGATCCTCCAGGCTTATCACCCCGTCCACGTAGGGCTGGGAGGCCAGCATCTCCCGGTAGTGATGGATGCAGAGCCACCACAGCTCCAGTTCCGGGAACCGCTCCTTCAGCGCCTTGGCCTCGTAGGCGGCCAGGATCACGTCCCCCAGGGAGCTGAAGCGCACGAACAGGAGCCGGTCGCCCCCCTGGGGCATCGGAAGGCTCCTCATGACCGGATCCTCTCTATGATGCGGGTGGTGCTGAGCCCCTCGAGGAGCGGCACCACCTCCACCCTGCCGCCCCAGGAGAGAACCTCCCGGTGCCCCACTATGTCGCAGGGCCGGTAGTCCCCCCCCTTGACCAGCACCTGGGGACGGATGGCCCTTATGATCTCCAGCGGGGTGTCCTGGTGGAAGATCACCACCCCATCCACGTCCTCCAGGGCGCACAGCACCTCCGCCCTCAGCTCCTCCGGGTTGACCGGCCGGTTGGGGCCCTTGAGACGCCTCACCGACTGGTCGGAGTTGAGACCCACGATGAGCCGGTCCCCCATGGCCCTGGCGGACCTTATGCACCTCACGTGCCCCGCGTGGAGCACGTCGAAGCAGCCGTTGGTGAAGACCACCGTCTGCCCACCCCTCCGCCAGGTCTCCGCCAGCTGGACCGCCTCCGCCAGGGAGAGGAGCTTCCCGCCCCCCCGGAGGGACAGCATGGACAACAGGTCCTCCCGGGTGACCGCGTAGGTCCCCTCCCGGCCCACCGCATAGCCCCCCGCCCGGTTGGCCCACAGGGCGGCCTCCACCATGTCCGCACCGGCCCCGTAGAGGGCGGCGAAGACCGCCACCGCCGTGTCCCCCGCGCCGGTCACGTCGTAGACCTCCCGGGCGGTTGAACGGTGGTGATGGGCCCCCCGGGGGCCCACCAGGCTCAGCCCCATCTCCGACCGGGTCACCATGATGAAGTCCACCCCGAAGCGCTCCAGGGCCTGACGGGCGGCCTCCTCCACCGGCCCGTCCTGGTTGGGGACCTCTCTACCCAGGGCTATGCCCAGCTCCTTCAGGTTGGGGGTCACCAGGAAGGCCCCCCGGTACCTCTCCCAGTCGGCCCCCTTGGGGTCCACCACCACCGGCACCCCCATGCCCCGGAGGCGGGATATGGCGGCGCCGCACACCGCAGGGGTGCAGACCCCCTTGGCGTAGTCGGATATGACCGCCACCCGGGGGTGAGCCCCCAGGGCTTCCTCCAGGGCGGCCAGGAGCCGGTCCTGGTGGGGGGACGGCAGGGCCCCCGTCTCCTCCCGGTCCACCCGGATCAGCTGGTGGCGGTGGGCCACCACCCGGGTCTTGGTGGTGGTGGGCCGCTCGGTCCTTATGCCCCCAAAGGATATCCCCTCCCGGGAGAGCAGGTCCTCCATGAGGGTCCCGTGGGGGTCGTCCCCCAGGGAGCCCAGGACGGTGACCCGACAGCCCAGCCGGGCCATGTTCCTGGCCACGTTGCACGCCCCCCCAAGGGTGAACCGCTCCTCCTCGAAGTGGACCACCGGCACCGGCGCCTCGGGGGATATGCGCTCCACCCGGCCCCTTATGACCCGGTCCAGCATCAGGTCCCCCAGGACCAGGACGTTCAGCCCCGAGCAGCCCTCGATTGCCTTCAGGGTGCCTAGCATGCCCCATCACCCCCGAAGAGCAGGTCCTCCACCAGGAAGCACAGGGCGTGCTCCAACGCCAGGTGCACGTTCTGGATAACCGCCGTGTCGGAGTCCTCCACCTCCAGGGCCAGGTCCGCCATGGAGGCGATGGCCCCCCCGGACCTGGTCAGGGCTATGGTGGATATCCCCATGGACCGGGCCTCCTCCAGGGCCAGGACCACGTTCCGGGAGGAGCCCCCGGTGCTTATCCCCATGAGCACGTCCCCCCTCAAGCCCAGGGCCCGGACCTGCCTGGAGAAGACCAGATCGAAGGAGTAGTCGTTGGAGCAGGCGGTGAGGAACGACGTATCGGTGGTGAGCGCCAGGGCCCCCATGGGGGGCCGTTCCAGCCGCTTGGACAGCCGGCAGGTGAACTCCGCCGCCACGTGCTGGCAGTCCGCGGCGCTGCCGCCGTTGCCGCACAACATGAGCTTTCCCCCTCCCCGGATGGATGAGGCCACCATCCGCGCCGCCCTGGACAGGAGCTCCAGCCCCTCCCCGCCGGCCCAGCGCTCCAGGGCCCTGGCGGTGGCCCGAAGCTGCTCCGATACGTCCATCATGAACTCAACCCCTCGATATCCAGAATGATCCTCGCCGCCCCCATGAGGTCCGGCGCGGCGGGGAACCCGTCCACCGGACAGGCCCCCTCCCCTACAAGTATCCCCCGGGAGCCCACCCGGATGGCCAGCCCAAGGTCCGACATCTTGTCCCCCACCACCCAGGAGGAACCCAGGTCTATGTGGAGCTCCTCCGCCGCCTTGAGGGCCATGCCCCCGTTGGGCTTCCTGCACTGACAACCCTCCCAGGGGGCGTGGGGACAGTGATAGTAGCCATCCAGCCGGACCCCATGGGCGGCCAGGAGCTCCTCCATCCT from Thermanaerovibrio acidaminovorans DSM 6589 includes:
- the rfaE2 gene encoding D-glycero-beta-D-manno-heptose 1-phosphate adenylyltransferase yields the protein MLGTLKAIEGCSGLNVLVLGDLMLDRVIRGRVERISPEAPVPVVHFEEERFTLGGACNVARNMARLGCRVTVLGSLGDDPHGTLMEDLLSREGISFGGIRTERPTTTKTRVVAHRHQLIRVDREETGALPSPHQDRLLAALEEALGAHPRVAVISDYAKGVCTPAVCGAAISRLRGMGVPVVVDPKGADWERYRGAFLVTPNLKELGIALGREVPNQDGPVEEAARQALERFGVDFIMVTRSEMGLSLVGPRGAHHHRSTAREVYDVTGAGDTAVAVFAALYGAGADMVEAALWANRAGGYAVGREGTYAVTREDLLSMLSLRGGGKLLSLAEAVQLAETWRRGGQTVVFTNGCFDVLHAGHVRCIRSARAMGDRLIVGLNSDQSVRRLKGPNRPVNPEELRAEVLCALEDVDGVVIFHQDTPLEIIRAIRPQVLVKGGDYRPCDIVGHREVLSWGGRVEVVPLLEGLSTTRIIERIRS
- a CDS encoding D-glycero-alpha-D-manno-heptose-1,7-bisphosphate 7-phosphatase; protein product: MPSRAVLLDRDGVIMRDLGYVGDPAQVELLPLVPRALGLLRDAGFLLVVVTNQSGIGRGLFSAEAHEAVRRRMEELLAAHGVRLDGYYHCPHAPWEGCQCRKPNGGMALKAAEELHIDLGSSWVVGDKMSDLGLAIRVGSRGILVGEGACPVDGFPAAPDLMGAARIILDIEGLSS
- a CDS encoding glycosyltransferase family 9 protein, with translation MRSLPMPQGGDRLLFVRFSSLGDVILAAYEAKALKERFPELELWWLCIHHYREMLASQPYVDGVISLEDHRRRSPRALWELVGRIRDGGFRFMYSLHRGDRTDLMALFSRIGVRIGSHRRLPWAFNRTLDEARSAWGISAPSGKVLYGAPERLEAMGRLVGDGGFVLCAVGTSKPYKTWPPERWAELAGMLIRHGLRVVLAGNGPEEAQAARLVEDSLGETTGLVNLVDRIDLLDLIALEEMALCVVGGDTGPLHMARPIGTRRVGLFSVRDPERVGGHVGPMLWSIISPRAVDSYRELEAASDSGAVMGAIDPHEVLRAVMEAVRQVEA
- a CDS encoding D-sedoheptulose-7-phosphate isomerase; this translates as MMDVSEQLRATARALERWAGGEGLELLSRAARMVASSIRGGGKLMLCGNGGSAADCQHVAAEFTCRLSKRLERPPMGALALTTDTSFLTACSNDYSFDLVFSRQVRALGLRGDVLMGISTGGSSRNVVLALEEARSMGISTIALTRSGGAIASMADLALEVEDSDTAVIQNVHLALEHALCFLVEDLLFGGDGAC